From Clostridiales bacterium:
TCTCCGATGAAATCTGTCTGGCACACGGCTTGGAGATTTTGAAACCCTATCAAAAACCCGTCATGAAGCCGATGGGCACGGGCGAATACCGCTCGGCTGTGCGGGGCGGCAGCTTCAAATTCCAGCTGATGAACGCCATTGATGCCGCCATTAAAAAAAGCCGTACACAGGCCGAATTTACCGCCTGTATGGAAGAAATAGGCTATGGGGTAAAGTGGATACCCCATCACAAATACATCACCTACACAGCCCCCACAGGCCAGCGGTGCAGGGACAACAAGCTCCACGATGAAAAATATCTGAGGGAAAGGATGGAACAGCATTTTGCCCAACTTGAACGAACTCAAGGCCTTGAACAAGCCCAATACAGTTCCCCCGCCGCAGGAAGCGGTAGTGTCAATTTCCTACATTCCGACCGCCAGCACGATTCCCAGCGAGGAATGGCAGAATATCCTGTCCAGCCAAGCGGCGGTGGTGCAGCGGCTGGAGATGCTGGGGGAATATATCTCCACGCTCCCGAACACAGAGGATGTGAGCAGGATGATGAAAAACTATTATCAGAGCGTTTACAACGGACAGCTCATGGCGCTGGAGAACAAAATCCAGTCGGAGCATCAGGAGATGCAGACAGCCCTGACAGCGGCTATGAATTCGATTACCAAAGAGATGGTGAACAAGACAGCGGCAGTGATGAAGAATATGGAGCAGACATTACAGCACCGGGATATGCTGCCGTGGAAGCTCAAGGTCAAATGGACAGCCGTGGGGCTTCTCTCCTCGACAGTGCTTTATACCTTGCTCAGTCTGTTGAAAATTTTGTAAATCCCTATGACCCGGATGCCGAGCGCCAGAAATCCAGCAAAAAGAAAAAGCAGAAACACGGTTACAGTCCTCAGTATGAGCAGGACATGGAGCAGAGCATGTAGGAGGTGCATTCTATTGAAATCCACATTTCGTGATTTTTGGCGCAGATTCTGGACGCTGGTTCGGGATAAAAGCGCAAGTCTTGATATAGAAAAGCTGTCCGAGGATTGGAAAACGGCGAGTTCCAACGGAAAGCCCGCCGCTTACCGGGAGGTGAATATCGGCAATGTACTGTACCGGCTCACCAGCATTTTTGAGGGCAGCAAGGATATTGACAAAACCATGGAACGGCTGGCAATTCAGAACGTCATGAGCCAGCTCGAACCGCAGAAAAAGGCATAATTGCCTGTGTTGTCTGGACTGCCGGCAGTATATACGGTATACTGATTTTGATAATACTGCCGACAGTTTGGGCTTGCGGAAAGTGAGGGAAAATGTTAAAAGTCCAAAAAGATTACAAGGTCGGCATCTACGTCCGTTTGAGCAAGGATGACGAACGGGCGGGAGAATCCGTCAGTATTGAAAACCAGAAATTGATGCTCACCCGATACTGTGAGGAGCAGGGCTGGAACAATTATTCCGTGTACTGTGACGATGGGGTCAGCGGCACGACCTTCGACCGCCCCGGCGTATCCAAGCTCATTGAAGATGCAAAAGAGGGTCTTATCAACCTGATTCTCTGCAAGGATTTGAGCCGTTTCGGAAGAAACTACATTCAGGTGGGGCAGTTTACGGATTATCTGTTTCCCATGATTGGCTGCCGCTTTATTGCTCTGAATGACGGTGTGGACACACTCCACAACGACAACGACATTATGCCGTTCCGGAACCTGTTCAACGAGTTCCAGAGTAAAGACACCAGCAAGAAGATCAAGGCGGTCAAGCAGGC
This genomic window contains:
- a CDS encoding relaxase/mobilization nuclease domain-containing protein — translated: MAIVTAIKEKTQSRTAMKKVMDYVAQDYKTLFENENGEQCRLLSGQNCCGETAFQEFMATKKQYRKENKVFFYQYVQSFKPDCGATPQEIHQMGIELARRFEGFEVQIATHIDRDHWHNHLVVNSVSCETGLKLQFNEKDLERLRTLSDEICLAHGLEILKPYQKPVMKPMGTGEYRSAVRGGSFKFQLMNAIDAAIKKSRTQAEFTACMEEIGYGVKWIPHHKYITYTAPTGQRCRDNKLHDEKYLRERMEQHFAQLERTQGLEQAQYSSPAAGSGSVNFLHSDRQHDSQRGMAEYPVQPSGGGAAAGDAGGIYLHAPEHRGCEQDDEKLLSERLQRTAHGAGEQNPVGASGDADSPDSGYEFDYQRDGEQDSGSDEEYGADITAPGYAAVEAQGQMDSRGASLLDSALYLAQSVENFVNPYDPDAERQKSSKKKKQKHGYSPQYEQDMEQSM